TGATGGGTTGGAGTTGTATTTATTAACCTTTTTGAAATTAATTCGCCCTGACATTTATGAACTTAATTTGTCAAAAGAAGAAATTTATCATTGTTTCTTACTCCAAATGAATTTATTAAACAAACATAATATTTCTTGGCAAAGAAGTTTAGTCCTGTAATTTGGCATCAAAATAATTAAATATTTATTCCGGCAAATGGCTCTTAGGTCAGGTTATACTTGGATTTTATCAGCACAGGCATGTGATTATTGATTTATTTCAGCGCAGAGCTTTCGGGCCTAGAGCCTGAGAACCTTTATTTTCAAAGAATGCCAACATTTAAACAGGTATTTTATAACTCATTCAGACAAAGGGGCTTACCTTAATAACATTCCATTTATAAAAAACAATATCAGCTTTTATGAAGATATAGAACTAAGAATACAGTTTCCATATATTGAAGAGGACAAAAAAGTAATTTATTTGACAAAGGAAGAACTTCTTTCAAAAGATATTGATAAAAAAGCAAGATTTCCTCAATATGCATGCGGGGTTCCAACGCTGCATTACAAAAGTAATATTATATATGACAATCTTTTTACGTACTCTAAAAAAATAATTGCAGCAAGCGCAACGATGCAGCTTGATATATGTAATACATTTAAGAACCCCTAACAGTAATTTAATTAATATTTATAAAGAATATTTTAATGAGTCAATTACCGGACTAATTGCCTCTTATGATAAAGATTGCATTATAAAAAGTGCCAAAGAAGCACTATGCGGTGAAGAAGTTACTGATAAAAGCATCCTACAAAGGAATGAAGCAAAGAAAAAAGCTAAGGTGCAAGGTTTAACAGATTTAAATAAAAAAAACAGAAAAGAATATGAAATCCTTACAAAAGAGGATATTGAGGAGGTGAAACGCTTTAAGCAAAACAAATAAAGTAGTCAAAATCCTTAATTATATAAAAAAAGCTAAAAATAAAAATTAAACAAAATAAGACAAAAACCCTTACTATTAGAGATTTTGTAATCATTTTAGGAGATAAAAATGAGTAACCTTTTAGATATTAAACAAACTTCGGAAATTTTGAATATGAAGGTCCCTACCCTCTACCGTTGGGTTCATGAAAGAAAGATACCGTTTGTCAAAATGGGTAATAAATTAAGATTTAAAGAAAATGAAATTTTGGATTTTATTGAACAAAATTCCTTTAGTATTCAGTAACAACAGGGCGTACGAACCGACCAACACACGTTAAAATTAATATGTAAGGCAATTAAGGCATATAAAATGGCAACAGTTTTAAAACGCACATGGAAAACCAAAAAAGGCAAGAACACATCCTGGCAGGTAAATTGTCAGGATGCTTTTGGCAACAGGATTCTTGAAAGCGGATTTAAAACCAAAGTAGAAGCTGAAGCAAGGTTGGCTAAGATTCTTTCTGAAGTACAAGCCGGCAATAATATTACACAAAATAAAGAAATGACTTTTAATGATGCTGCAAAGCTTTATATGGAGTTGCATGCGGAAATTCATTGCAAAAAATCCACGGTTGAAGGATATAAAGGCTATTTGAAAAATCATATATTGCCTTATATCGGCAAAATGAAACTGATTGATGTTACGCCTATTACAATTCAAAAGTTCTTGCAGGAAAAACTTAAGACTACACTATCAAAAGAAACGATTAACAAACTTTTGGTTTTTACGGGCAGTATTTTTCAAAAAATGATAGATGACGAAATAATTTTAAAAAATCCGGTCAAAAAAGTTAAAAAGCTTAAAGTTGAGCATAAAGAAGAAATAAAAATCCTTTCTATTGCTGAATTAAACGCACTTGTAGAAACAACCAGAACTCATTTCCCTGATTTCTTCCCCCTTTTATTTACTGCATTAATGACCGGCATGAGACAGGGCGAGTTATTGGGCTTAGAGTGGAACAAAATAAACTGGATAACAAATAAAATAAATGTTGATAAAAATTACACGCATGGTGCGGTATGTTCTCCAAAAACAAAATATTCAATCAGGAAAATTGATATGTCTCAGGAACTTGCTAAAGTTCTTAAAATTTGGCGGTTGCAATGCCCACACAGCAAGAATGACCTTGTTTTCCCTAATTCCAACGGCGAATATATGGATGCAAATAATATGGTAAAAAGGCGTTTTGTACCTGCTCTAAGACGCACCGGGCTCGATAAAATACGTTTTCATGACTTGCGGCATACTTATGTTTCGCTTCTTCTGACTGAAAATATTCCTATTAAATATATTCAAAGACAGGTCGGACACTCTTCAATTCAGGTAACGATGGATATTTACGGTCATATCATGCCGGAAACTGCAGAAC
The genomic region above belongs to bacterium and contains:
- a CDS encoding site-specific integrase translates to MATVLKRTWKTKKGKNTSWQVNCQDAFGNRILESGFKTKVEAEARLAKILSEVQAGNNITQNKEMTFNDAAKLYMELHAEIHCKKSTVEGYKGYLKNHILPYIGKMKLIDVTPITIQKFLQEKLKTTLSKETINKLLVFTGSIFQKMIDDEIILKNPVKKVKKLKVEHKEEIKILSIAELNALVETTRTHFPDFFPLLFTALMTGMRQGELLGLEWNKINWITNKINVDKNYTHGAVCSPKTKYSIRKIDMSQELAKVLKIWRLQCPHSKNDLVFPNSNGEYMDANNMVKRRFVPALRRTGLDKIRFHDLRHTYVSLLLTENIPIKYIQRQVGHSSIQVTMDIYGHIMPETAEQSVKVLDNLFRKEKTDETAPLYAIG
- a CDS encoding helix-turn-helix domain-containing protein; amino-acid sequence: MSNLLDIKQTSEILNMKVPTLYRWVHERKIPFVKMGNKLRFKENEILDFIEQNSFSIQ